A segment of the Scomber japonicus isolate fScoJap1 chromosome 5, fScoJap1.pri, whole genome shotgun sequence genome:
gagaggagggagaggaaggagagagaggatggagaggaaggagggagaggaaggagagagatgaaagagaggagagagaggaacgaGTGGCGGGACGGAAAAGgcagaaagaaagtgaggaatAGGGGAGAAGAATAGGAGGAGACAGtggagaaagagtgagagaaggaaaggaggaatttcctctctgatgatgtcacccGGTGATGTCACCCGGTGATGTCACCCCCGTGTTTTTGGGGCGGTCCAGATGTTTTCGGTGCGGCTAACCCGAGGCCCCCGCAGAGACCCGCGCTAATGGATGCAACATAATACAGGACGATCACTGCTGCCCCGTGAAgcccgttgccatgacaaccactgcagatcccccccccccccagcgcACCGTGCTGGTTTAGGGACAGGCGGATGGAAACGCTGTGATCTCCTCCTGAGCCCATCAGCGgggttaaagtgtgtgttaacCTAAACCACCACCTCCACACATAATGTTACACTAAACCCCTCAGaggaacgtgtgtgtgtgtgtgtgtgtgtgtgtgtgtgtgtgtgtgtgtgtgtgtgtgtgtgtgtgtgtgtgtgtgtgtgtgtgtgtgtgtgtgtgtttctatcctGGTTAGCgttagggtttcaatccaacatttgttcaaatactgaatattaattGTACTGTAGCTAACAGTGATGTAaactgtatgctaatagacattagcattacgggtcccaacgagggggtgggggggcaaaattcaggtttcagatttatgtgagtttttgatatttcaagtcatttttttgttcaaacagaattatgatgaatttaggagttaaaattatgtctatagaccctttagaaaggctggacccCACAGTACATCATCCTGTCAGGagtccccacgaggtagtacaaacgcgtatgtgtgtgtgtgtgtgtgtgaagtcttgtttttctgtcttcatgGGGACCTAAGACCAGGAGCCCACTCATGATTTGGGGTACGGAAACTTTGAACCATTGAAATGAGTTTTAGAGGCTCCcttaatttaaagaaaatagacaaaagatataaaataatagaaaaaagcAGTTCTGAGTATATCgacttttctctctgctgcccccACCAGGTGGTAACTGGTATTGCAGTTTGTTTAAAGTGTATAATTCAGCCAGTGATGatgtaaaactgtgtgtgtgtgtgtgtgtgtgtgtgtgtgtgtgtgagttcttgtttttctgtcttcatgGGGAcctttcttttaaatgtagTAACCATTGAAATGAGTTCTAGAGGCTCCGTCTCTCTGCTGCCCCCACCAGGTGGTAACTGGTACTGCATGTGTTTAAAAGTGTGAATAATTCAGCCAATGATGAAGCAAACATTTGTGCGTGTGTCCTGTTTAACCTGTGAAAACGCTGGTGTAGTATCCTGAATGAGATTTGCAAAGTCTGAAAAATAAGCCccgatgatgtcatagtgatgtcataaGCGTTATCTCAGCATGGACGTGATTAATGAATGCCGTGCTTATGCTGTATCACGGTTATTGCAGCTGGCAAGAGTCTGAAGATGACTCAAGTTGTATTTATGAGATTCAAGGTGATTTTATTTGCATGGAAGGGAAATGTGTTCATGCTTGGCTGAGGtggaaatgttaaaatgatggaAGATGCATTGAAGTGCAATGGACACCAACTTAGTGAATAATTGCACTGATTCAGCTCTAAGTTACTCGTCACACTCTGGTCTTCTGTGTTTCCCTGGGTGTAGAACAAGTCACCAAACTGCATTCGATCAGCAAAGTCCTTCTTAATCTTAAAGACAGAGCTAAAGACTCTTTGGCTGATTCTTTTGCGTCTATTCACTCTatctggggatttccaccgggccCGTCAGCGGCTGCGCTACGGTTTATCTCCGTCCTCTGctcggcgtcaactcacaccgggagcgttacagcagcgaagctctgggagagaaatctgtcttttaaaatgacattgcactgtttatacagtaattacagcagcccaatcaaatcctaacgagagcctttagtctactgtaattactgtagtagctagtctaccgtaattactgtagtagctagtctaccgtaattactgtagtagctagtctaccgtaattactgtagtagctagtctaccgcaattactgtagtagctagtctacagtaattactgtagtagctagtctaccgtaattactgtagtagctagtctaccgtaattactgtagtagctagtctaccgtaattactgtagtagctagtctaccgtaattactgtagtagctagtctaccgtaattactgtagtagctagtctacagtaattactgtagtaactagtctactgtaattactgtagtagctagtctacagtaattactgtagtagctagtctaccgtaattactgtagtagctagtctactgtaattactgtagtagctagtctaccgtaattactgtagtagctagtctacagtaattactgtagtagctagtctaccgtaactactgtagtaactagtctactgtaattactgtagtagctagtctaccgtaattactgtagtagctagtctaccgtaattactgtagtagctagtctaccgtaattactgtagtagcaacacaactaaacggcccgattatgttaacttgctcaattttggttgatttggtcattttctttgatttttgtgctgatgtcatgtgtcagtagctacgtagctagatggagtctttagcAGCTGTAACgtgccgctgacggacccgatGGAAATTGGGCTTATGTATCACCTCTGTGCATTGTATGTTGGCATCAGTTTTACCGTACTTACTCGTGTTgatatttgcttgtgttgtatcaatatgtgcaatatttccctctgcATGTAGAAAacagcatcacatggaaatactacagtagcTCATAACTGtacttaaatacagtatttgagtaaatgtatttgGTGACTATCCACCACTGGTGATGGGTTAATTAGCATCTCAGGTGTTTATAGCAGAGATACGTTAAGCTTAACTAAGTAAGATTCAGTCAGGAGCTCTCTCGTCATACATCAAACCATTTACTGCGACAAATGGAAATACAGTTTGACTCGACGCTGAAGGCTCCACTGTAAGAGGCTCCACTGTAAGATGCTCCACTGTAAGATGCTCCACTGTGAGAGGCTCCACTGTAAGATGCTCCACTGTAAGATGCTCCACTGTAAGAGGCTCCACTGTAAGAGGCTCCACTGTAAGATGCTCCACTGTAAGATGCTCTACTGTAAGAGGCTCCACTGTAAGATGCTCCACTGTAAGATGCTCCACTGTAAGATGCTCCACTGTAAGAGGCTCCACTGTAAGATGCTCCACTGTAAGATGCTCCCTGGATTAGCGGCTGCAGATTGACCGTTGAGCCATGATGAGACCCTGAACCAGAAAGCTGGAGGCTGATCTGGTGGAGGGAAGCTTTGCCAGCAGGGTGAGCAGCAGTGTTGGTGCAGATCAGTGAAGGTGGGAGTCAGATTTAAAGGGGCCGTCTTGTTGTGAGGTCGGCTGTGATTGGCGTGAACACTGATTCAATCGATGGCAGCTGATTACAGCTCGGGCGTAAGACCTCTGTGACCTCTGTGTCCTGCATGAATTAACGCAACGCTTCATTTAACAATAGTTTCCATCAGATAACAATCAGCATTCCACCTTCAGCATCCTGATTCTCTTCACTCTCCAGTTTAAAACCAGCTCCTCATCCAAGCTAATGAACAATTAGCCACAGCTGGAGCAGAGCTTGTTTCCGTAGTTACAGTCACTGCGTTGGGGTTGATGCAGCGGAGgtgccgagccgagccgagccgagctgAGCCGGACCAGCTGGCAGACGACAGCGGAGCTTCCCAGGAAGCAGAGTCAGTGACCTCATTGGCATCAAGAAGCTGTCACAGATTAAAGGAACATTTACATAATTTCCCTCCAAATGGAAacaagtctttttttccttctttttctttttcttggaaCTTCCCCATCTGAACTGCTCCCATTTACGCTTCTCTAACACCATGTAGGAAATATCAAACgtctttaaataataattttcttcGCCTGTTAATCCTATTAAccaaacattaaatatctttttttgtcCGTTTTTGCCTTTGAAGTCTTTTTGAACTCTCTCTGCCATCAGCTGCTGGGATTTTCCTTTAGAGACTTGAACTCTAGAGAGCGTCGACCTTCTGCTCGCTCATCTGAGTCACCGCCGCCGCGTCACACCAACGCTGTCATCTGCTTTTCAAGGTTTATCATGATTTAATTATAAACAAAGAGAGACAACCTGACCCGACACCCAGTCCGAGCTCGTCCTGTCCGTTTGCAGAATACGGGGTCAGAAAGGGACCAGCTGAGTGAAAACTGGCTAAATGCATTTCACCATCGTTCTGTTTCACTCCAATTTATTAACAGGAAATGAACCTAAGTGATGAACGTAAACCTTTATCTCGAGtaaaactgtctctctctctgtctctctctctctctctctgtgtctctctctctctctctgtctgtctctctctctgtctctctctcactctctctctctctctctctctgtctgtctctctctctctctgtgtgtgtctctctctctctctgtctctctctctctctctctgtctctctctctctctctgactctctctctgtctctctctctctctctctctctctctctgtctctctctctctatctctgtatctctctctctctatctctgtatctctctctctgtctctctctgtctctctgtctctctgtctctctctttctccctctctctctcagcacaaTGAATTTTAGGTCAATATTTCaactaaaataaagaaaagcacaaaGTGTACGTCCTACATTTTAAGTGAAACATATCAAGGTTGAATcttcagaataaaaaaaaaaaaaaaaaggtctttcaTAGTAGCTCATCACACATATCTCTCTCAGCTGTTCTGTGAACCATCAGCTAGATTGATTTGATTGTCTTGTTTGAGTAACGTTGATGGGTCCAGACCCAGACTGAGGTCCTCCAGTTGGTGATGCCTCCTCTACATGAATAACCTAATACAGCAAATACCAAATGTACATGACGTAATAAAAGTTTAAACAAAGGTTTTCCTCCTGCagctgagcagagagagaggagagcagccgGACCTGTTTGATGTGTGGGAGTCTCCGTCTCGCTGGGATGCTCGTGCTCTCTCAGCGTGAACTCAGGGCCGGCGGCGGGTTGACTCCTGTTTCAACCTGCTCGCAAAGCTGaattctgctctgctgctcttaATAATTACAAGTTCAATACCTGCGAGAAGACGCTGGTTTGAAAAGCTGCTCGGCTCAGTTTCAGagcttctttctgtttttgtttgtctctcGAGTTTCATTTATTGTCATCTGAGACTGAAGAGTTCATGATAATCACAGCTGCTCTGAGCTCTGTGAGGAgtcctgaaaacacaaaacaccaaACAATGAAGGAATTACATTGGTTGGGATTAGTAGTACTAAaagcagtaaaagtactgcagtattatagtgatgtagtatgcagtattacagtaaaactactgcagtattatagtgatgtagtatgcagtattacagtaaaagtactgcagtattatgatgtgaactttaataaactctcattgtagtttcacattttctccagaagatttgaatgagaagaaaacactttgatcactgttgataaaaatcatctttattgattattgaagcttcagattgttgacacatccaatcagcaaagtgtgatcaatgatttcatgttcagattgacttcatccacacagtcagttagtgtaacccagaatgtcagctatgtacaagaacatcattaatgattattatcatgatcattacagtttgattgaacatttctttatgaatttacaaagtgatgagaacaaaatatctgtgatgaaggaagttctgctgttttctctgtttaagaaacaacagacacaaatacatcaatacaaacatgaaactaacatttagaacaaagagaagttcacattttcatctgaagaaatgtcagtgaaggttaaaaacatggtgatgagcagtgagagcctccatggataaaaacacacaggaaaaagtcacatttaaagaaactgatcatataaacgacacatacataaagtaaaataaagtgttgaatatcactattagcatgtcagctgatcATTTGAGCAGCTCAGAatcatggagacaaaaacatgaagaattacaacatctgacacatgaagtctgaactcacttctgtctttttcactttacacaactcagctgtggataCAAAACCAACtgaaagtccagcatagagaggctgagtgaatgtggtctggactctgtggaggagagtcatggtttcagagacgctgtagaaggacagaatacctgctctgtgatccaggtacactccgactctggaggaaccagGATCTGAGACGGGAGTTTcaatgttgttgaaccaaaatgTATAACTGTTAGAGTTACAAtctaaagaccaagatttgtcattatgtCCAAATCGAGATTCACTTCCTgatctgctgatattcttgtatgcgactgctacatgaactattcctcctctctccacctcccagtaacaacgtccagtcagactctctccaCTCAGGACCTGACACCTATcggtgaatctgtctgtgtgactagcATAAGACTGTTGTTGAAACGTccattctacttttctgttcccctcagataataacagccgtttgtttgctgtgtttggatccagagtgatttcacgtgaatattttaggaactcagctctggtcttgggttgttgtggcagtaaaacgtccacttcagtctctggcagtgagatgtttgtccatttgtccctcaggatgtcctgtagtttatctctgagctctgacacagctgctgtcacatcctcaaagtatctcagaggagggatattgatgctggatgagtctgtaggttcactgagttgtgacactgaggggtagttgtgtagaaactggttgtgatcctctgtgtgtgagagctgcttcagttcagcgtctttcctcttcagctcagtgatctcctgctgcagcttctcctgaagctctttgactccactcacttcagtttcctgctgggatctgatctgctgcttcacatcagagcttcttttctggaggagacggatcagctgagtgaagatcttctcactgtcctccactgctttatcagcagagcgactgacggcctccacctgctgttgaagcagcttcacatctttctctctgtcctggattctctgctggatgtttagtcgactcacctcgagctctctctgcctctcagtcctttctgctgcaactgggactgtgtcgtggcctttatgatcctccatagtgcacagataacagatactcttcttatctgtacggcagaatatcttcatcacctcatcatgacgagagcagatgttctcctggagcttctccgagggctccaccagcttgtgtttctttaattgaCCAACAGtgtaatgaggctggaggtgattctcacagtaagacaccagacactgcagacaggacttgaaggctttcagcttcctcccagtgcagacatcacaggccacatcttcaggtccagcatagcagtgatcagcaggagcagcttggagtccagtcttcttcagctgctccactaaagctgctaacatggtgtttttcttcaggacaggcctcggtatgaaggcctctctgcactgagggcagctgtacaTCCTaatctgatcctctccatcccagaatcctttaatacatctcatacagtagctgtgtccacagggaagaCCCACCGGAttcttcagtagatccagacagatcgaacagcAGAATGAgtctcggtccagctgatcgttctgcgccatttcagctctgagGCAACGACTGACTGAGCTTCACTTTCTGATAAATGAAACAGGTGTGAACAGATCTGAACATGTCATTCTGCTGAATGCAGTCTGACAGGTCTGTGCTGAGTCACATGATGGTTACACCCATCATCAAACTGTAGCTCTGAAGGGAGAGAACAAGGAAATCTGATCTCAgggtggagcttgttgtgtttaaaggttatcaggacgaggagccgcactgtggattcaaactgtttcctcatttacagtaaagtctcagttaaaagctgctcaacatttaactttGCTGCTATGtacaaatactacattacaagtaaaagtactgcagtattatgagtgatgtagtatgcggtattacagtaaaagtactgcagtattatgagtgatgtagtatgcagtattacagtaaaagtactgcagtattatagtgatgtagtatgcagtattacagtaaaagtactgcagtattattaagtGAACTTTGTAGTATTTCAGGAGGAAAACTGTCTCTAATAAACTCTCAttgtagtttcacattttctccagaagctttgaatgagaagaaaacactttgatcactgttgataaaaatcatctttattgattattgatgcttCAGATTGtcgacacatccaatcagtaacgtgtgatcaatgatttcatgttcagattgacttcatccacacagtcagttagtttaacccagaatgtcagctatgtacaagaacatcattaatgattattatcatgatcattacagtttgattgaacatttctttatgaatttacaaagtgatgaaaacaaaatatctgtgatgaaggaagttctgctgttttctctgtttaagaaacaacagacacaaatacatcaatacaaacatgaaactaacatttagaacaaagagaagttacatctgaagaaatgtcagtgaaggttaaaaacatggtgatgagcagtgagagcctccatggataaaaacacacaggaaaaagtcacatttaaagaaaaactgaacatataaacgacacatacataaagtaaacaaagtgtTGAATATCCCTATTCgcatgtcagctgatctctgagcggctcagaaacatggagataaaaacatgaagaattacaacatctgacacatgaagtctgaaatgacttctgtctatttcactttacacaactcagctgtggctCCATGAAcccaaagtccagcatagagaggctgagtgaatgtggtctggactctgtggagcagagtcatggtttcagagactctgtagaaggacagaatacctgctctgtgatccaggtacactccgactctggaggaaacaggacctgagacgggagttttaATGCTGTTGAACCAAAATGTATAACTGTCAGGTTCACAAaataaagaccaagatttgtcattacgtCCAAATAGAGATTCACGTCCTGCTCTGATGATATTCTTGTATGAGACTGCTACACGaactcctcctctccactccacctcccagtaacaacgtccagtcagactctctttACTCAGGACCTGAAGCTCAttagtgaatctgtctgtgtgtctagaataagactgttgttgtaaCGTccattctacttttctgttcccctcagataataacagatatgtgtttgctgtgtttggatccagagtgatttcacatgaatattttaagaactcagctctgggctctggttctggttctgacagtaaaacgtccacttcagtctctgccagtgagatgtttgtccatttgtccctcaggatgtcctgtagtttatctctgagctctgacacagctgctgtcacatcctcaaagtgtctgagaggacggatattgatgctggatgagtctgtaggttcactgagttgtgacactgaggggtagttgtgtagaaactggttgtgatcctctgtgtgtgagagctgcttcagttcagcgtctttcctcttcagctcagtgatctcctgctgcagcttctcctgaagctctttgactcgaatcacttcagtttcctgctgggatctgatctgctgcttcacatcagagcttcttttctggaggagacggatcagctgcgtgaagatcttctcactgtcctccactgctttatcagcagagagactgacggcctccacctcctgttgaagcagcttcacatctttctctctgtcctggattctctgctggatgtttagtcgactcacctcgagctctctctgcctctcagtcctttctgctgcagctgggactgtgtcgtggcctttatgatcctccatagtgcacagataacagatacacttcttatctgtacggcagaatatctcCATCGCCttatcatgacgagagcagatgttctcctggagcttctccgagggctccaccagcttgtgtttctttaattgaCCAACAGtgtaatgaggctggaggtgattctcacagtaagagaccagacactgcagacaggacttgaaggctttcagcttcctcccagtgcagacatcacaggccacatcttcaggtccagcatagcagtgatcagcaggagcagcttggagtccagtcttcttcagctgctccactaaagctgctaacatggtgtttttcttcaggacaggcctcggtgtgaaggcctctctgcactgagggcagctgtagatcttcctctgatcctctccatcccagtgtgatttaatacagctcatacagtagctgtgtccacagggaagacccaccggatccttcagtagatccagacagatcgaacagcTGAGTgtttctcggtccagctgatctttttgcgccatttcagctctcagaggcaacgactgtctgacttcctgATAAGTTTAATAACTTTGAACTTTGAATATCATGTGATAAAGTTGTAAAACTAGCCTGACATCTGTTCTgagtcacatgttggttacacccatcatAACAAACTGTAGCTTTGAAGGGAGAGAACAATGAACTCTGatcccagagtggagcttgttgtgtttaaaggttTTCAGGACGAGGAGCCGCACTGTGGAAACTgtcctcatttacagtaaaatatcagttaaaagctgctcaacatttaactttactgctATATACAAATACTCCatcagtactgcagtattatagtgatgtagtatgcagtattacagtaaaagtactgcagtattatagtgatgtagtatgcagtattacagtaaaagtactgcagtattatagtgatgtagtatgcagtattacagtaaaagtactgcagtattatagtgatgtagtatgcagtattacagtaaaagtactgcagtattatagtgatgtagtatgcagtattacagtaaaagtactgcagtattatagtgatgtagtatgcagtattacagtaaaagtactgcagtattatagtgatgtagtatgcagtattacagtaaaagtactgcagtattatagtgatgtagtatgcagtattacagtaaaagtagtgatatattattatatatgacatcattagattattaatagtactttatatacagttagctagtttacgctactttatatacggttagctagtttatactactttatatacagttagctagtttacgctactttatatacagttagctagtttatactactttatatacagttagctagtttacactactttatatacagctagctagtttacgctactttatatacggttagctagtttatactactttatatacagttagctagtttatactactttatatacagttagctagtttacgctactttatatacagttagctagtttatactactttatatacagttagctagtttacactactttatatacagctagctagtttacgctactttatatacggttagctagtttatactactttatatacagttagctagtttatactactttatatacagttagctagtttacgctactttatatacagttagctagtttacactactttatatacagttagctagtttacactactttatatacagttagctagtttatactactttatatacagttagctagtttacgctactttatatacagttagctagtttatactactttatatacagttagctagtttacgctactttatatacagttagctagtttatactactttatatacagttagctagtttatactactttatatacagttagctagtttatactactttatatacagttagctagtttatactactttatatacagttagctagtttacactactttatatacagttagctagtttatactactttatatacagttagctagtttacactactttatatacagttagctagtttacactactttatatacagttagctagtttatactactttatatacagttagctagtttacactactttatatacagttagctagtttatactactttatatacagttagctagtttacactactttatatacagttagctagtttatactactttatatacagttagctagtttacactactttatatacagttagctagtttacactacttaatatacagttagctagtttatactactttatatacagttagctagtttacactactttatatacagttagctagtttatactactttatatacagttagctagtttatgctactttatatacagttagctagtttatactactttatatacagttagctagtttatactactttatatacagttagctagtttatactactttatatacagttagctagtttagcatataaatgtaatgtgatttaacCGCCATCATTTATCCTCCACTCAGACTGAttaatgaagagagagagtcaaaGGAAACAAAAATTAAAGTCCATagctgtatgtctgtgtgtgtgtgtgtgtgtgtgtgtgtgtgtgtgtgtgtgtgtgtgtgtgtgtgtgtgtgtgtgtgtgtgtgtgtgtgtgtgtgtgacagattaAATAAAGGAAGTGAtggttttgtatttttgctGCTGTTCTGTCGGATCAGTCGCTGTGGAGAAAAACTCCCGTTCTCCTTCAGAAGTGTGAAATCCTGCCGGAGAtaatctgcttttctttctcttctttctcctcggctcctcatcctcctccatctctccttccatcctttatCCCTTAaactctttttcctctttctcagaAAAGATAaatacttcctgtctgtcctcacctgtctctgcTAAGTCTTAACTCTTGTCCGTTGTTTCCTGGAGAGCAGCGTCTTCCTGCTCTGCATGCAGTCTGAGGAACGGATGAATATTTCATGCCGAGGGATtcctccacctttcctccccttGACTCATCTGTAGTCAGCAGCTCATCTCtcctaaaaacaaaatgaaatgctcGTTAGCGGCGGCCGATTGAAACACACGgcgatggagaggagagaggacgaGGTCTCAGTTTGTCTCAGAAGTTCAAAAAAAAGCAAACGGCTGCAGAAACGACTGACCTTTATTTTGCATAAATACGATAAAAAGTCAAAGAAGATTGATCAGGAAATATAAAGTTGATTATTTCTGCATCAAATTTACAAGACAGGTTATTTCTTTTGCTGTTTGCAACCAAAAAGCTCCACTTCCACTTCATGTAAAAAGACTTTTAGAGCAAATTTCTCTCCAATTTGAGTTTTTGACCaaagaaatgttaaatgtctgttaaccctttataggactcTCA
Coding sequences within it:
- the LOC128359157 gene encoding tripartite motif-containing protein 16-like, with amino-acid sequence MAQKDQLDRETLSCSICLDLLKDPVGLPCGHSYCMSCIKSHWDGEDQRKIYSCPQCREAFTPRPVLKKNTMLAALVEQLKKTGLQAAPADHCYAGPEDVACDVCTGRKLKAFKSCLQCLVSYCENHLQPHYTVGQLKKHKLVEPSEKLQENICSRHDKAMEIFCRTDKKCICYLCTMEDHKGHDTVPAAAERTERQRELEVSRLNIQQRIQDREKDVKLLQQEVEAVSLSADKAVEDSEKIFTQLIRLLQKRSSDVKQQIRSQQETEVIRVKELQEKLQQEITELKRKDAELKQLSHTEDHNQFLHNYPSVSQLSEPTDSSSINIRPLRHFEDVTAAVSELRDKLQDILRDKWTNISLAETEVDVLLSEPEPEPRAEFLKYSCEITLDPNTANTYLLLSEGNRKVEWTLQQQSYSRHTDRFTNELQVLSKESLTGRCYWEVEWRGGVRVAVSYKNIIRAGRESLFGRNDKSWSLFCEPDSYTFWFNSIKTPVSGPVSSRVGVYLDHRAGILSFYRVSETMTLLHRVQTTFTQPLYAGLWVHGATAELCKVK